The Candidatus Binatia bacterium genome contains a region encoding:
- the cysK gene encoding cysteine synthase A: MIYDSILATIGRTPVVRLNRIAPDHVTVYAKCEFFNPLGSVKDRLAIGIIEDAERRGTLTPGQTVVEATSGNTGIALAMVCAAKGYPFVAVMVETFSIERRKIMRALGAKVILTPAAGRGKGMVAKAEELAAKHGWFLARQFENPANPAYHRSTTGPEIVSDFVGRRLDYWVTGWGTGGTLTGAGEVIRLARPDVKIIAAEPANAPLLSGGEFKPHAIQGWTPDFVPAVLDRGIPDEVLPVADADAVQWARRLSREEGIFCGISGGATVAAAMQVAARAEAGSVLLAMIPDTAERYLSTPLFAGIEEGSDPEP, encoded by the coding sequence ATGATCTACGACAGCATTCTTGCAACGATCGGGCGCACGCCGGTGGTCCGGCTCAATCGTATCGCTCCGGACCACGTCACCGTCTACGCCAAGTGCGAGTTCTTCAACCCGCTCGGCTCGGTCAAGGACCGCCTCGCGATCGGGATCATCGAAGACGCCGAGCGACGCGGCACGCTCACGCCCGGCCAGACAGTGGTCGAGGCAACCTCGGGAAATACCGGTATCGCGCTGGCGATGGTTTGTGCGGCCAAGGGGTATCCGTTCGTGGCCGTGATGGTCGAGACGTTTTCGATCGAGCGACGAAAAATCATGCGCGCGCTCGGTGCAAAGGTGATCCTCACGCCGGCCGCCGGGCGCGGCAAGGGAATGGTCGCCAAGGCAGAGGAGCTTGCTGCAAAACACGGCTGGTTCCTCGCGCGTCAGTTCGAGAACCCTGCCAACCCGGCCTACCACCGCAGCACGACGGGCCCCGAGATCGTCAGCGACTTCGTCGGCCGCCGTCTCGACTACTGGGTTACGGGATGGGGAACGGGAGGAACGCTGACCGGCGCCGGCGAAGTGATCCGCCTGGCGAGGCCGGACGTGAAAATCATTGCGGCCGAGCCGGCCAACGCACCGCTTCTTTCAGGAGGAGAGTTCAAGCCCCACGCTATCCAGGGTTGGACGCCGGATTTCGTGCCCGCCGTGCTCGACCGCGGCATTCCGGACGAAGTGCTGCCCGTCGCAGATGCCGATGCCGTGCAGTGGGCGCGCCGCCTGTCGCGCGAAGAAGGAATTTTTTGCGGGATTTCGGGCGGCGCGACGGTCGCCGCCGCGATGCAGGTCGCGGCGCGCGCCGAAGCGGGCTCGGTGCTGCTCGCGATGATTCCCGACACCGCCGAGCGCTATCTTTCGACGCCGCTGTTCGCGGGCATCGAAGAGGGCTCCGACCCCGAACCGTGA
- a CDS encoding cyclic nucleotide-binding domain-containing protein — MLLRLDKLFSDSKVIDHFEAGDVVFAEGSSGNYMYVVVEGTIDIFIGDRLIDISGPGDLVGEMSLIDSNQRSASAVARTEARLARVDENEFLNMVVETPFFALHVMRVLVARMRRSSSRT, encoded by the coding sequence GTGTTGCTCAGGCTCGACAAGCTGTTTTCGGACTCCAAGGTCATCGACCATTTCGAGGCCGGTGACGTGGTGTTCGCCGAGGGCAGCAGCGGCAATTACATGTACGTCGTCGTCGAAGGGACGATCGACATTTTCATCGGGGACCGTCTCATCGACATCTCCGGGCCGGGCGACCTCGTCGGCGAGATGTCGCTGATCGACTCGAACCAGCGAAGCGCGTCAGCGGTGGCCCGCACGGAGGCGCGCCTGGCGCGGGTCGACGAGAACGAGTTCCTGAACATGGTCGTCGAGACGCCGTTCTTCGCGCTGCACGTGATGCGCGTCCTCGTCGCCCGCATGCGCCGCAGCAGCTCGCGCACATAG
- a CDS encoding phytanoyl-CoA dioxygenase family protein, producing MSTASRSVAEHAAEISEKGYTILENAIEADLVDAIAESLARLEKELGAVPAGNPFEGANTVRIYNLLARERIFEKIPAHAAVLPIVESVLDPGCLVSSLSSIAIDPGESAQPIHADDQLIPFAKPHVAVVCNTMWAITDFTEENGATRIIPGTHHKDHSPMFGKHYDSIAAEMPRGSVLVWHGSLWHGGGANRSGKRRTGIAMNYCAGYMRQQENQQLGIPPELVRGFEPRLQELCGFGIYSGLIGHIDKKAPAQFLFGEKRVAGMVWES from the coding sequence ATGTCTACCGCTTCCAGATCCGTCGCCGAGCACGCGGCGGAAATTTCCGAAAAGGGCTACACCATCCTCGAGAACGCCATCGAGGCAGACCTCGTCGACGCGATCGCCGAGTCGCTCGCGCGCCTGGAAAAGGAGCTCGGCGCAGTCCCGGCGGGAAATCCGTTCGAAGGCGCAAACACGGTGCGGATCTACAACCTGCTGGCCCGCGAACGGATCTTCGAAAAAATCCCTGCCCATGCGGCCGTGCTGCCCATCGTCGAGAGCGTGCTCGATCCCGGTTGCCTCGTCTCCTCGTTGTCGTCGATTGCGATCGACCCGGGCGAGAGCGCGCAGCCGATCCACGCCGACGACCAGCTCATTCCGTTCGCGAAACCGCACGTGGCGGTCGTCTGCAACACGATGTGGGCGATCACCGATTTCACCGAGGAAAACGGCGCGACGCGCATCATTCCCGGCACTCACCACAAGGACCACTCGCCGATGTTCGGGAAGCATTACGACTCGATCGCGGCCGAGATGCCGCGCGGCTCGGTGCTCGTCTGGCACGGCAGCCTGTGGCACGGCGGCGGAGCCAACCGCAGCGGCAAGCGCCGCACCGGCATCGCGATGAACTACTGCGCCGGCTACATGCGCCAGCAGGAGAACCAGCAGCTCGGCATCCCGCCGGAGCTGGTGCGCGGGTTCGAGCCGAGGCTGCAGGAGCTTTGCGGCTTCGGCATCTACAGCGGCCTGATCGGCCACATCGACAAGAAGGCGCCGGCCCAGTTCCTCTTCGGCGAAAAACGCGTCGCGGGGATGGTCTGGGAAAGCTAG
- the bioB gene encoding biotin synthase BioB gives MHSSALRHDWTCAEARAIHDLPLSDLLYRAQGLHREHHAAAQVQLCSLLSIKTGGCPEDCSYCPQSAHYSTGVDKEPLMDVAAVLDAARTARDAGASRFCMGAAWREVRDGAQFDSVCEMVRGVTGLGMEACVTLGMLTAGQALRLKDAGLVAYNHNLDTSREFYGNIITTRTYDDRLETLQHVRDAGITVCSGGIIGMGETVDDRCAMLVELANLPAHPESVPVNALTAVAGTPLGQREPVAAFELVRMIATARILMPASIVRLSAGRSELSDEAQALCFLAGANSIFFGEKLLTTGNPDCEHDRGLFGELGITPLVPAHLKDREQAA, from the coding sequence ATGCACAGCTCCGCCCTTCGTCACGACTGGACCTGCGCCGAGGCGCGCGCGATCCACGACCTGCCGCTGTCCGACCTGCTGTACCGGGCCCAGGGCCTGCACCGCGAGCACCATGCTGCCGCGCAGGTTCAGCTCTGCTCCCTGCTGTCGATCAAGACCGGCGGCTGCCCCGAGGACTGCTCCTACTGCCCGCAGAGCGCCCACTACTCCACCGGCGTCGACAAGGAGCCGTTGATGGATGTGGCCGCCGTGCTCGACGCCGCCAGGACGGCGCGCGATGCGGGCGCGTCGCGATTCTGCATGGGCGCCGCGTGGCGCGAAGTGCGCGACGGCGCCCAGTTCGACAGCGTCTGCGAGATGGTGCGCGGCGTGACGGGTCTCGGCATGGAAGCCTGCGTGACGCTCGGAATGCTGACGGCCGGGCAGGCGCTGCGATTGAAGGACGCGGGCCTGGTTGCCTACAACCACAACCTCGACACGTCGCGCGAGTTCTACGGCAACATCATCACGACGCGCACCTACGACGACAGGCTCGAGACGCTGCAGCACGTGCGCGACGCGGGCATCACCGTCTGCAGCGGCGGCATCATCGGCATGGGCGAGACCGTCGACGATCGCTGCGCGATGCTCGTCGAGCTGGCCAATTTGCCAGCGCATCCCGAGAGCGTTCCAGTCAACGCGCTGACGGCCGTTGCCGGCACTCCTCTCGGGCAGCGCGAGCCGGTTGCCGCGTTCGAGCTGGTGCGGATGATCGCGACGGCGCGCATCCTGATGCCGGCATCGATCGTGCGGCTGTCGGCCGGTCGCAGCGAGCTCAGCGACGAAGCCCAGGCCTTGTGTTTCCTCGCGGGCGCCAACTCGATCTTCTTCGGGGAAAAGCTTCTGACCACCGGCAACCCCGACTGCGAGCACGACCGCGGACTGTTCGGGGAACTCGGCATCACGCCGCTGGTTCCCGCCCACCTGAAGGATCGCGAGCAGGCGGCCTGA